From one Alkalibaculum bacchi genomic stretch:
- the hypF gene encoding carbamoyltransferase HypF, with amino-acid sequence MRPLKCRGQSSKRRYVLEIQGLVQGIGYRPYVYKQGIKFRINGWVSNRGSALVADIEGECADIKTFLKKIIKEPPKLAYIQKVKVIPKKIKGYEEFKIIKSSSGENEVKFIAHDVATCAECLSDILNPSSPRYGYAFTNCTSCGPRYSIVKELPYDRINTTMKSFEMCPDCEREYNDPNNRRFHAQPNCCPKCGPSLRLVDSKGKDLLSDNPIKDCVCFINKGKIAAIKGLGGFHLACQAENIEAIELLRKRKNRPHKPFAIMVKDIEMAKKLAHMTKEEEQVLLSNKRPILLLNKREPSLLPENIAPNTKKIGIMLPYTPLHCLLFKEGISSLVMTSGNISGGPIQYENDKAINSLRNIADLFLIHNRRINIPVEDSVVKVMDHKEMIIRGARSYTPYIINMKINHEILAAGAEQKNTFCLSKNGYGYMSQYLGDLKELNAYSTYEKAINNLERILEFTPDMVAFDLQSQIHSKYPWTKKVYIQHHHAHMVSCMVEHKLFGPVIGVIFDGTGLGTDESIWGGEFFVGTRDYFERVGHLKYITIQGGEQAIREPWRVALSYLHCINYDKNQVLKGIDEEAINLVTQALERQVNCFKTSSMGRFFDGVSSLLNIRHHITYDAQGAIELQNILDASIKEGYEYSIIEKDNTYQMDYESILLGILKDIEEKVPNSVISAKFHNAITNATVELVCKISKEYRIKQVVLSGGVFQNDYLLLDCLRKLKECGFVVYYNQQIPINDSGISVGQLAIADAVGGKS; translated from the coding sequence GTGAGACCTTTGAAGTGTAGAGGTCAATCCTCAAAAAGAAGATATGTTCTTGAGATTCAAGGTCTGGTCCAAGGGATAGGGTATAGGCCTTATGTATATAAACAGGGGATAAAGTTTCGCATAAATGGCTGGGTGAGCAATCGAGGAAGTGCTTTAGTGGCAGATATAGAAGGCGAATGTGCCGATATAAAGACGTTTTTGAAAAAAATCATAAAAGAGCCTCCTAAACTTGCTTATATTCAAAAGGTAAAAGTAATTCCTAAAAAGATAAAGGGATATGAAGAGTTTAAGATTATAAAAAGTTCCTCAGGTGAAAACGAAGTAAAGTTTATTGCTCACGATGTTGCTACATGTGCTGAGTGCCTTAGTGATATTCTAAACCCTTCTAGCCCTAGATATGGCTATGCATTTACAAACTGCACATCCTGTGGACCGCGTTATTCCATCGTAAAGGAATTACCCTACGATAGAATCAATACGACCATGAAGTCTTTTGAAATGTGTCCAGATTGCGAAAGAGAATACAACGACCCGAACAATAGAAGATTCCACGCTCAACCTAATTGTTGCCCTAAATGTGGACCTTCTTTACGGTTAGTAGATTCAAAGGGGAAGGATTTATTAAGTGACAATCCAATTAAAGATTGCGTTTGTTTTATTAATAAGGGAAAAATTGCGGCCATTAAAGGATTAGGAGGATTTCACTTGGCTTGCCAAGCAGAGAATATAGAAGCGATAGAACTACTGAGAAAGCGAAAAAATCGACCTCACAAACCTTTTGCCATTATGGTAAAGGATATAGAGATGGCAAAAAAATTAGCTCATATGACGAAAGAAGAAGAGCAGGTATTATTAAGCAATAAAAGGCCGATTCTCCTTCTAAATAAAAGAGAGCCTAGTCTATTACCAGAGAACATCGCACCAAATACGAAAAAAATAGGGATTATGCTTCCGTACACCCCCTTGCATTGTTTATTATTTAAAGAAGGGATTTCTTCTCTTGTCATGACTAGCGGAAATATCAGTGGAGGTCCAATTCAATACGAAAATGACAAAGCCATAAACTCCTTAAGAAATATTGCAGATTTGTTTTTGATTCACAATCGCAGAATCAATATTCCTGTGGAAGACTCAGTAGTAAAGGTGATGGACCATAAGGAAATGATCATAAGAGGGGCTAGAAGCTATACACCTTATATTATTAATATGAAAATAAATCATGAAATACTAGCTGCTGGTGCAGAGCAGAAAAACACCTTTTGCCTTTCAAAAAATGGCTATGGGTATATGAGTCAATATTTAGGCGACTTAAAGGAGCTTAACGCCTATAGCACCTACGAAAAAGCAATAAATAACTTAGAAAGAATACTAGAGTTTACGCCAGATATGGTGGCCTTTGATTTACAATCGCAAATTCATTCTAAATATCCATGGACTAAAAAAGTTTATATACAACATCATCACGCTCATATGGTCAGCTGCATGGTTGAGCATAAGCTGTTTGGGCCGGTTATTGGAGTGATCTTCGATGGGACAGGTTTAGGCACAGATGAATCCATTTGGGGTGGAGAGTTTTTTGTTGGGACGAGGGACTATTTTGAACGGGTAGGCCATCTTAAATACATAACCATTCAAGGGGGAGAACAGGCAATACGAGAACCATGGAGAGTTGCCCTAAGCTATTTACATTGCATCAATTACGATAAAAATCAAGTATTAAAAGGAATTGATGAAGAAGCCATAAATTTGGTCACACAAGCTTTAGAAAGACAAGTCAATTGTTTTAAGACGTCTAGCATGGGGAGATTTTTTGATGGCGTGTCCTCTTTGCTCAACATACGACATCATATTACTTACGATGCTCAGGGAGCTATTGAATTACAAAATATATTAGACGCCTCTATTAAAGAAGGCTATGAGTACTCCATTATAGAAAAAGATAATACATATCAAATGGATTATGAAAGCATTCTATTAGGCATCTTAAAAGATATTGAAGAGAAGGTACCTAATAGCGTGATTTCGGCTAAATTTCATAATGCAATTACCAATGCTACGGTGGAATTAGTTTGTAAAATAAGCAAAGAGTATCGCATAAAACAAGTCGTCCTAAGTGGAGGCGTTTTCCAAAATGATTATTTATTATTAGATTGTTTAAGGAAATTGAAGGAATGTGGTTTTGTAGTTTATTACAATCAGCAGATTCCAATTAATGACAGTGGCATTTCAGTGGGGCAATTGGCTATAGCTGATGCAGTAGGAGGGAAGAGTTAA
- the hypD gene encoding hydrogenase formation protein HypD gives MSRVLIKRLIEEINTMTHKEMKIMEVCGTHTQMISKLGIRSVLSPKIKLLSGPGCPICVTHEEDIDTAIELLNHNDITIATFGDLLRVKGTKSCLLDEKSKGKDVIIITSPLALIQMAEDNKEKKIVFLGVGFETTAPIIALTIKTAFEKGLDNLFFLSSIKLMSPILHYMFKQPNNQIQGLICPGHVASIKGANYFTFIVDDYHIPAGVCGFEALDILGGIHHLVKQISENEKIEFKNLYKRCVRPKGNPTANQIMKEVFQVSQGEWRGIGKVEGSSLIINKKYERLDAVKYFDVKIKRLKQVTKCACSDILLGKKVPKECPLFNRGCSPLHPQGPCMISTEGACAIAYQYKEE, from the coding sequence ATGAGTAGAGTGCTAATAAAACGACTAATTGAAGAAATCAATACTATGACTCATAAAGAAATGAAAATTATGGAGGTATGCGGCACCCATACTCAAATGATTTCTAAATTAGGAATTAGGTCTGTATTGTCTCCTAAAATAAAACTACTTTCTGGACCTGGGTGCCCTATATGTGTAACTCATGAAGAAGATATTGATACAGCAATTGAATTGTTAAATCATAATGATATTACTATTGCTACCTTTGGTGATTTGTTACGGGTAAAGGGGACAAAGAGTTGTTTGCTTGATGAAAAGAGCAAGGGAAAGGATGTAATCATCATCACTTCCCCCTTAGCTTTGATTCAAATGGCAGAGGACAATAAAGAGAAAAAAATTGTATTTCTTGGAGTTGGATTTGAGACTACAGCGCCGATTATCGCTTTGACCATAAAAACTGCTTTTGAAAAAGGCCTAGATAATTTATTTTTTCTTTCATCCATAAAGCTCATGAGTCCAATCTTGCACTACATGTTCAAACAGCCAAATAATCAAATACAGGGGTTGATTTGCCCAGGGCATGTAGCTTCTATAAAAGGTGCAAATTACTTTACATTTATTGTAGATGATTACCATATTCCAGCAGGAGTATGTGGATTTGAAGCTCTGGATATTCTGGGAGGTATTCATCATTTAGTAAAACAGATTAGTGAAAACGAAAAAATAGAGTTCAAGAATTTATATAAAAGATGTGTAAGACCTAAGGGCAATCCTACTGCTAATCAAATTATGAAAGAGGTATTTCAAGTTTCTCAAGGAGAGTGGAGGGGGATTGGAAAGGTAGAGGGCTCATCCTTAATAATAAATAAAAAATATGAGCGATTGGATGCAGTAAAGTATTTTGACGTAAAGATTAAAAGGCTAAAACAAGTGACAAAATGCGCATGTAGCGATATTTTGCTGGGAAAAAAAGTTCCAAAGGAGTGTCCACTTTTTAATAGAGGGTGTAGCCCTCTACACCCTCAAGGGCCATGTATGATATCTACAGAAGGAGCTTGTGCTATTGCTTACCAGTATAAGGAGGAATGA
- a CDS encoding DUF1905 domain-containing protein → MSQKIYEFDAIILKVPDIDGAYIEFPYDVREEFGKGRVKVHATFDGEPYDGSLVRMKTPCHIIGIRKDIRAKIGKQAGDTVHVTIQERIS, encoded by the coding sequence ATGAGTCAAAAAATCTATGAATTTGATGCTATAATATTAAAAGTGCCTGATATTGATGGTGCATATATAGAGTTTCCCTATGATGTTCGAGAAGAATTTGGCAAAGGAAGGGTTAAAGTGCACGCTACCTTTGACGGCGAACCTTATGACGGCAGTTTAGTACGAATGAAAACACCTTGCCATATTATAGGCATACGTAAGGATATTAGAGCCAAGATTGGAAAGCAAGCTGGAGATACTGTTCATGTTACTATTCAAGAAAGAATCTCTTAA
- a CDS encoding nickel-dependent hydrogenase large subunit, with product MGSKITINPITRISGFLEIQVQVENNKIVDAKSSGMLFRGFEKMLQGRPPLDAIYFTERICGICSTAHSMASSIALEDILQIRPNENDKMIRDFMHGCEFLQNHLRHFYQYTLPDFVKGPEIQPLYGATHNDYRLPENVNRELSKDYLQSIEYSRLAHEMLAVLGGKAPHNHGIFVGGVTTNLDASKFIKIKSILKRIKKFVGSRMISDLYTICEYYPDYFHNGKGYENLMSYGVFDTYSEELFYVGPKISIDGEKKEFEPNEITENIYRAWYKSNRVEQMPFDPTVDEDAYKEEAYSWIKAPRYKGRPMEVGPLARMVLSGEYTKGISTMDRIIARVLEAKKIIEIMEGLLGRISLNPAQQERYVFPQKAGGKGLIDTTRGGLGHWVSIEDGGIKNYGIITPTTWNLSPGDSNGNKGVVEKALIGTIIKDIKNPVEIGRIVRSFDPCVSCATHVFGHGTSRVEIRVV from the coding sequence ATGGGAAGTAAAATAACAATCAATCCAATTACTCGAATAAGTGGATTTCTTGAGATACAAGTACAAGTAGAGAACAACAAAATTGTCGATGCGAAAAGCAGTGGTATGCTTTTTAGGGGATTTGAAAAAATGCTACAAGGTAGACCTCCTTTAGATGCTATATATTTTACAGAAAGAATTTGTGGAATCTGTTCTACAGCACACTCAATGGCCTCATCAATAGCATTAGAAGATATATTACAGATTAGACCAAATGAAAACGATAAAATGATAAGAGACTTTATGCACGGATGTGAATTTTTACAGAATCATTTAAGGCATTTTTATCAATATACTTTGCCTGATTTTGTTAAGGGCCCAGAAATCCAACCCTTATATGGGGCAACTCATAATGATTATAGATTACCTGAAAATGTAAATAGAGAATTATCTAAGGATTACCTTCAATCCATTGAATATAGCCGTCTAGCTCATGAGATGTTAGCTGTCCTAGGAGGCAAAGCACCTCACAACCATGGAATATTTGTAGGTGGAGTGACGACCAATCTAGATGCTTCGAAGTTCATAAAAATTAAATCGATCTTAAAACGTATTAAAAAGTTTGTGGGAAGTAGAATGATTTCTGATCTATACACTATTTGCGAATACTATCCAGACTATTTCCATAATGGAAAAGGCTATGAAAACCTCATGTCCTATGGTGTATTTGATACTTATTCAGAGGAACTCTTCTACGTAGGACCTAAGATATCCATTGATGGGGAGAAAAAAGAATTTGAACCTAATGAAATAACAGAAAATATTTACCGAGCGTGGTACAAGTCAAATAGGGTAGAACAAATGCCATTTGATCCAACAGTAGACGAAGATGCATATAAAGAAGAGGCGTATAGCTGGATTAAAGCGCCAAGGTATAAGGGTCGTCCTATGGAAGTGGGGCCATTGGCTAGAATGGTTTTAAGTGGTGAATATACTAAAGGTATATCTACAATGGATAGAATTATTGCTAGAGTCTTAGAAGCTAAAAAAATTATAGAAATTATGGAAGGTTTGCTAGGGAGAATAAGTTTGAATCCTGCGCAGCAGGAAAGGTATGTGTTTCCTCAAAAGGCTGGAGGCAAAGGACTAATTGATACTACAAGAGGAGGATTAGGACACTGGGTATCTATTGAAGATGGTGGCATTAAGAATTACGGCATTATTACTCCTACTACATGGAATCTTTCCCCAGGAGATTCTAATGGAAATAAAGGAGTTGTGGAAAAGGCCTTAATCGGCACAATCATTAAAGATATAAAAAACCCAGTAGAAATCGGCAGGATAGTTCGATCCTTCGATCCATGTGTCTCCTGCGCTACCCATGTATTTGGCCATGGCACTTCTCGTGTTGAAATTAGAGTTGTTTAA
- a CDS encoding hydrogenase maturation protease — MKVKCIAIGNRIMGDDSIGSKVLEQLSSELEKEEIKVIFAETDTNYALSKIDDGDLLLIFDSTYFNITPGTVTFTPIEEALTRELCPIYSQHEPNLITLLKNYKKSVRGYIVGIEVEKIYFSLVLSESLEEKFIDICKEIRQFIYDVRRQ; from the coding sequence ATGAAGGTGAAATGTATTGCTATAGGCAATAGGATAATGGGTGATGACAGCATAGGTAGTAAGGTTTTAGAGCAGCTTTCATCAGAATTAGAAAAAGAAGAAATAAAAGTGATCTTTGCAGAAACAGATACCAATTACGCTTTAAGTAAAATTGATGATGGAGATTTGCTGCTCATCTTTGACTCAACATATTTTAATATAACTCCTGGCACAGTTACTTTTACGCCTATTGAAGAAGCATTGACAAGAGAACTTTGTCCTATATATTCCCAGCATGAACCCAATTTAATCACTTTATTAAAAAATTATAAAAAATCCGTTAGGGGCTATATTGTAGGAATTGAAGTAGAAAAAATATACTTTAGTTTAGTGCTCAGCGAGAGCTTAGAGGAGAAGTTTATAGACATATGTAAAGAAATACGCCAATTTATTTATGATGTAAGGAGGCAGTAA
- a CDS encoding HypC/HybG/HupF family hydrogenase formation chaperone produces MCLAVPGQITHISSALATVNILDIEIVVNIQLIEEPKLGDYVLVHAGCAIEKLDREYFDDLSSMFKCILHEDESKDE; encoded by the coding sequence ATGTGTTTAGCAGTTCCAGGACAAATCACCCATATTTCGAGTGCACTGGCAACAGTAAATATTTTAGATATAGAGATAGTGGTCAATATTCAATTAATTGAAGAGCCAAAGCTGGGAGATTATGTATTAGTCCATGCAGGTTGTGCAATTGAAAAATTGGATCGAGAGTATTTTGATGATTTATCGAGTATGTTTAAGTGCATTTTACATGAGGATGAAAGTAAAGATGAGTAG
- a CDS encoding hydrogenase small subunit, with product MTAKKVTSLAIEEVKRVGCKKISLIWLEATGCSGNIISLLNAENPDVIYLLQEMVDLKYNNSLMAQEGEAAYIQFLETLETEFILVVEGAVSTKDNGLYTIIANYQGRRITAMEAVRIAGEKAKYVIAVGTCASYGGPSAAKPNPSMSVSVSEFIDREIIRVPGCPSHPDWAIGTIASILAFGKPRLDAKNRPIIFYGITIHDRCTRRSYFEREIFATKLGDPECMFKLGCRGPITRTDCPVRQWNGYVNWPIEDNTPCIGCAHERFPDGMEPFVRY from the coding sequence ATGACTGCTAAAAAAGTTACTAGCCTAGCAATAGAGGAAGTTAAGCGTGTAGGGTGTAAAAAGATAAGTTTGATTTGGTTGGAAGCTACTGGATGCTCTGGGAATATTATCTCCCTCTTAAATGCAGAGAACCCAGATGTAATTTATTTGCTACAAGAAATGGTTGATTTAAAATACAATAATAGCCTCATGGCTCAAGAAGGTGAAGCAGCATACATTCAGTTTTTAGAGACTTTAGAAACAGAGTTCATCCTAGTAGTTGAGGGTGCTGTTTCTACTAAGGATAATGGCCTTTACACGATTATTGCGAATTATCAAGGGAGAAGAATAACTGCCATGGAAGCTGTTAGAATAGCAGGCGAAAAAGCAAAATATGTTATAGCAGTGGGGACATGTGCCTCTTACGGAGGGCCGTCTGCCGCTAAGCCAAACCCATCCATGAGCGTAAGCGTCAGTGAATTTATAGATAGAGAAATCATTAGGGTACCGGGGTGTCCTAGCCATCCCGATTGGGCTATTGGAACGATAGCCAGTATTTTGGCCTTTGGCAAACCTAGACTAGATGCGAAAAATAGACCCATTATCTTTTATGGTATAACCATTCACGATAGATGTACAAGGAGATCTTATTTTGAGAGAGAGATCTTTGCAACTAAATTAGGAGACCCTGAGTGCATGTTCAAACTAGGTTGTAGAGGGCCTATAACGAGAACAGATTGCCCTGTAAGGCAATGGAATGGTTATGTTAATTGGCCTATTGAGGATAATACCCCTTGTATCGGTTGTGCCCATGAACGTTTTCCAGATGGGATGGAACCTTTTGTAAGGTATTAA
- a CDS encoding aspartate/glutamate racemase family protein produces MKKMGLIGGMSWESSLEYYRIINESVKSKLGGCHSANCLLYSFDFHEIEELQHKGEWEKLKNLMVNEVENLKRAGAEFIVICTNTMHLMAPDIEDNTGLKVVHIADATSDEIIKRNVEKVLLLGTKFTMEGSFYRERLEKNGIEVVIPSELDRQIIHDIIYDELILGILRPESKQSYIDIINKAIGEHVTGVVLGCTEIPLLINDNDVAIEVFNTTEIHSRAAVDFAISN; encoded by the coding sequence ATGAAAAAAATGGGATTAATAGGTGGAATGAGTTGGGAGTCTTCACTTGAATACTATAGGATAATCAATGAATCAGTGAAATCAAAACTAGGAGGTTGCCATTCTGCCAACTGCCTATTGTATTCTTTTGATTTCCATGAAATTGAAGAATTGCAGCATAAAGGGGAATGGGAAAAACTCAAAAACCTAATGGTAAATGAAGTAGAGAATCTGAAAAGGGCAGGTGCTGAATTTATCGTCATCTGCACAAATACAATGCACTTGATGGCACCTGATATCGAGGATAATACCGGGTTGAAGGTAGTTCATATTGCAGATGCAACAAGTGACGAGATTATCAAAAGAAACGTGGAAAAAGTTTTATTGCTAGGCACAAAATTTACCATGGAAGGTTCATTTTACAGAGAAAGACTAGAGAAAAATGGAATCGAAGTTGTAATTCCTAGTGAGTTAGATCGACAGATTATACACGATATTATATATGATGAATTGATCCTAGGGATATTGAGGCCAGAAAGCAAACAGAGCTATATTGATATAATAAATAAAGCCATAGGAGAGCATGTAACAGGTGTAGTTCTCGGTTGTACAGAGATTCCATTGCTTATTAATGATAATGATGTAGCTATTGAAGTATTTAATACCACTGAAATTCATTCTAGAGCAGCTGTGGATTTTGCTATCAGTAATTAA
- a CDS encoding cytochrome b5 domain-containing protein, whose translation MNEYSHYYSVLSSIYQNIEYFKYMITCSRNLYQRTFYENQLYKERMRLNYWKNQYYYIHNEEKNFNQKTQQNQLMEERVFTLEELSQYDGSNGKLAYVAVNGIVYDVSLEATWGGGTHFRLYAGQDLSEQFNGCHGGNLEVLRNLPRVGVLQS comes from the coding sequence ATGAACGAATATAGTCACTACTACTCAGTATTATCGTCAATATATCAAAATATAGAATATTTCAAATATATGATTACATGTAGTAGAAACCTGTATCAAAGGACATTTTATGAAAACCAACTATATAAAGAAAGAATGCGTCTTAATTATTGGAAGAACCAGTACTATTATATACACAATGAAGAAAAGAATTTTAATCAAAAAACACAGCAAAATCAGCTTATGGAAGAAAGAGTATTTACACTTGAAGAACTATCACAGTATGATGGGTCAAATGGAAAACTTGCCTATGTAGCTGTAAATGGAATCGTATATGATGTGAGTTTAGAAGCCACCTGGGGAGGTGGAACCCACTTTAGATTGTATGCAGGGCAGGACTTAAGTGAGCAATTTAATGGATGCCATGGTGGCAACCTTGAGGTACTGAGAAATTTGCCTCGAGTAGGTGTCCTGCAGTCTTAG
- the hypE gene encoding hydrogenase expression/formation protein HypE: protein MDNYIKLIHGNGGKDTNHLIEEIFYKHFNNELLVNSLDSSVFKVSQGKMAFTTDSFVVKPLFFSGGNIGKLAVCGTINDLVVSGARPLYLSCGFIIEEGFPMNLLEKIVHTMGKICKETGVKIVTGDTKVVEKGAVDGLFINTSGIGIINRGYEPKPIKKGDNIIVTGGIAEHGTTIAIERYKMKVKGNLKSDCMPLTKVMDKLEKHISSVKLMKDPTRGGLATALNEIAQFAEMDIHLLEEQIPIKKEMVSVNQLIGLDPLYLACEGRMILVVDQNEGQNIVKEIRKCEGCEDAKIIGSLVNIGSAPTVFIETFIGGKRILGPLEGAMLPRIC, encoded by the coding sequence ATGGATAATTATATTAAATTGATACATGGCAATGGCGGTAAGGATACAAATCATCTCATTGAAGAAATCTTCTATAAGCATTTTAATAATGAGCTATTAGTAAACTCTTTAGATTCCTCTGTGTTTAAAGTGAGTCAAGGAAAAATGGCTTTTACCACGGATTCTTTTGTAGTAAAGCCTTTATTTTTTTCAGGAGGAAACATTGGTAAATTGGCCGTTTGTGGAACGATTAATGATTTAGTGGTATCTGGAGCTAGGCCACTTTATCTCAGTTGTGGTTTTATTATTGAAGAAGGATTTCCTATGAATCTACTTGAAAAGATTGTTCATACAATGGGGAAGATATGTAAAGAAACAGGGGTAAAAATTGTAACAGGAGACACTAAAGTGGTAGAAAAGGGAGCAGTTGATGGATTGTTTATCAATACTTCAGGAATTGGCATAATTAATAGAGGGTATGAGCCAAAGCCTATTAAAAAAGGAGATAACATTATTGTCACTGGGGGTATAGCTGAGCATGGTACGACTATAGCTATAGAACGGTATAAAATGAAAGTAAAAGGCAATCTAAAAAGTGATTGTATGCCATTGACTAAAGTAATGGATAAACTTGAAAAGCATATAAGTAGTGTTAAATTGATGAAAGACCCGACAAGAGGAGGACTGGCGACAGCTTTAAATGAAATCGCACAATTTGCTGAAATGGATATCCATTTATTAGAGGAACAGATACCCATAAAAAAAGAAATGGTTTCCGTGAATCAACTTATCGGACTAGACCCCCTTTACTTAGCCTGCGAAGGTCGTATGATTCTAGTGGTTGATCAAAATGAAGGACAAAATATAGTAAAAGAAATTAGAAAATGTGAAGGCTGTGAAGATGCAAAAATAATTGGAAGTTTGGTGAATATTGGAAGTGCACCTACCGTATTTATTGAGACATTTATAGGAGGGAAAAGGATACTAGGGCCTTTAGAAGGAGCTATGTTGCCGAGGATTTGTTGA
- a CDS encoding MerR family transcriptional regulator, translated as MLINEVTQITGLTKKAIEYYIERKLIFPSISENGYRDFADSQVEQLNKIFVLRKLGISTEDIKQLLEDESRKNFQDIIIKKELDIQREQGKKSILDKLASGKGYSEISAELQMIENSKTITEKLLDAFPGYYGRFVCLHFARFLNEPIKTNSQQLAYKKVISFLDNAPSLKLPEDLQEYLIDNTKDISTLQITEMIENTKKSIENPDEFLSNNKEMLEQYLAYKQSDAYKKSPARKIILLMKEFNRASGYNDIFIPALKELSPSYAEYYKQLEIANEKLLAQYPDIKELSD; from the coding sequence ATGTTGATTAATGAAGTAACCCAAATTACAGGACTGACAAAAAAAGCAATTGAGTATTATATAGAACGAAAATTAATATTTCCATCTATTTCAGAAAACGGGTACAGAGATTTTGCTGATAGTCAGGTGGAACAATTAAACAAGATTTTTGTTCTTAGAAAGCTTGGTATCAGTACGGAAGATATTAAACAGCTACTAGAAGATGAATCAAGAAAAAATTTTCAAGATATTATTATAAAAAAAGAACTAGATATACAAAGAGAACAAGGAAAGAAATCAATACTGGATAAATTAGCAAGCGGTAAGGGTTATTCTGAAATAAGTGCAGAATTGCAGATGATAGAAAATAGTAAAACAATTACCGAAAAGCTATTGGATGCATTCCCGGGATATTACGGTAGATTTGTTTGTTTGCATTTTGCTCGCTTCTTAAATGAGCCTATTAAAACGAATAGCCAGCAATTAGCTTATAAAAAAGTAATTTCATTCTTGGATAATGCCCCCTCACTTAAATTGCCAGAGGATTTGCAGGAATATTTAATTGATAACACTAAGGACATTAGTACGTTGCAAATAACAGAGATGATTGAAAATACAAAAAAATCTATTGAAAACCCAGATGAATTTCTGTCAAATAATAAGGAGATGTTAGAACAATATTTGGCTTATAAACAATCGGATGCATATAAAAAATCACCTGCACGCAAAATTATTTTATTAATGAAAGAGTTTAACAGAGCAAGCGGATATAATGATATATTCATCCCAGCTTTAAAAGAGTTAAGTCCATCATATGCTGAGTATTATAAACAGTTGGAAATAGCAAACGAGAAACTACTTGCTCAATATCCTGACATTAAAGAATTAAGTGATTAA
- a CDS encoding tRNA dihydrouridine synthase: MNFYFAPMEGLTGYVYRNAHKAYFNHIDKYFSPFIIANQSARLKTKELNDIIPENNKDIVLVPQLLTNNANDFIHMTKKVQTFGYDEVNLNLGCPSGTVVSKGRGAGFLSKPKELDTFLEEIFTHLSIKISIKTRIGKDSPHEFYELIEIYNKYPLEELIIHPRIQLDFYKNKPNLAIFKDALTLSKNPVCYNGDLFAAKEYEAFCSDFPDINTVMIGRGLIYNPGLAMGIKTNTKLDKNLLKDFHHRLYEDYQNILFGDKNVLFKMKEVWYYMIESFTNHSKYAKKIKKAQRLTDYDEVITSLFAEQEISEDR; this comes from the coding sequence ATGAATTTTTACTTTGCACCAATGGAAGGATTGACTGGATATGTTTATAGAAATGCCCATAAAGCATATTTTAATCATATTGATAAATATTTTTCACCTTTTATTATAGCTAATCAAAGTGCACGTCTTAAAACAAAGGAATTAAATGATATTATTCCAGAAAATAATAAAGATATTGTATTAGTCCCTCAATTGCTGACTAATAATGCCAATGATTTCATTCATATGACTAAAAAGGTACAGACGTTTGGATATGATGAGGTCAACTTAAATCTCGGATGTCCTTCTGGTACTGTAGTTTCAAAAGGTAGAGGGGCGGGTTTTTTGAGTAAGCCTAAGGAACTAGACACGTTTTTAGAGGAAATTTTCACTCATTTGAGTATAAAGATATCTATTAAAACCAGAATTGGGAAAGACTCCCCTCATGAGTTTTACGAGTTAATTGAAATATACAATAAATATCCCCTTGAAGAACTGATTATTCACCCAAGAATTCAATTAGACTTTTATAAAAATAAGCCTAATTTAGCCATCTTTAAAGACGCCCTAACTTTAAGTAAAAATCCTGTTTGCTATAATGGCGATCTTTTTGCTGCTAAAGAATATGAAGCCTTTTGTTCTGATTTTCCTGATATCAATACGGTAATGATTGGTAGAGGTCTCATATACAACCCTGGATTAGCTATGGGCATTAAAACCAATACGAAATTAGATAAGAATTTACTTAAAGACTTCCATCACAGATTGTATGAGGACTATCAAAACATTCTCTTTGGTGATAAAAACGTGTTATTTAAAATGAAAGAAGTATGGTATTATATGATTGAAAGTTTTACAAATCATTCAAAATACGCAAAGAAAATAAAAAAAGCACAGAGATTAACAGATTACGATGAAGTAATTACTAGTTTATTTGCAGAGCAGGAAATTTCAGAGGATAGGTAA